Proteins encoded by one window of Streptococcus suis S735:
- a CDS encoding flotillin family protein, which produces MDFGFDILAIMIPIIVVVLFVLLFVFGYVSAKPNEAIVITGLGKPRTLIGRSGFMIPFIEKRSYISIEQFSTDVQTTDFVPTLDFINVKADAVVKVKVGVSDELLNAAAQNFLNWKTADISASIQDVLEGNLREIIGQMELRDMVNNRQAFAEKVQSNAAPDLAKMGLEIIAFTVQSFTDDNDVIKNLGIDNIVTIQKDAANARAKAEREQAEVRAREDKAANDARVAADLEIAKKQNELAIEQANLKRRSDVQLAQANAAYGIEEQAQRKEIERATAEANIVKQQKEAEVKAEEVKVREQELSATIRKQAEAEKYARQQAAEADLIERQRKAEAELYETQREAEAQKARAEAAKYAAEQEAAGIEAKGRAEAEAIRLKLEAEAEGLSKKADAMAKFNDAAVTEMVVNVLPEIAKNIAAPLGNVDKITMYGEGNASKMVGDLMTTMDKTTEGLGLNVRDLISATLTGRAMSTGLLTAQETKEVEGDKEK; this is translated from the coding sequence ATGGACTTTGGATTTGATATATTGGCAATTATGATACCAATTATTGTTGTTGTACTATTTGTTTTATTGTTTGTATTTGGTTATGTGTCTGCTAAGCCTAACGAAGCGATTGTCATTACCGGCTTGGGCAAACCTCGGACCTTAATTGGTCGTTCTGGTTTTATGATTCCCTTTATCGAAAAACGCTCCTATATCTCTATTGAGCAGTTTTCAACAGATGTGCAGACCACAGATTTTGTGCCGACTCTTGATTTTATCAACGTAAAAGCTGACGCGGTCGTAAAAGTAAAGGTTGGGGTATCCGATGAATTGCTCAATGCGGCAGCTCAAAACTTCCTTAACTGGAAAACTGCAGATATTTCTGCCTCTATTCAAGATGTCTTGGAAGGAAATCTGCGTGAAATCATTGGTCAGATGGAACTGCGAGACATGGTCAATAACCGCCAGGCTTTTGCAGAAAAAGTCCAATCCAACGCAGCTCCTGACTTGGCTAAAATGGGGCTGGAAATCATTGCCTTTACGGTTCAATCCTTCACAGATGACAACGATGTCATTAAAAACTTGGGTATTGACAATATTGTGACCATCCAGAAGGATGCCGCAAATGCTCGCGCCAAAGCAGAGCGGGAACAAGCAGAAGTCCGTGCCCGTGAGGATAAGGCGGCTAATGATGCGCGTGTTGCTGCAGACTTAGAAATCGCCAAGAAACAGAATGAACTAGCTATTGAGCAAGCTAATCTAAAACGTCGGTCCGATGTCCAACTGGCACAGGCAAACGCAGCCTATGGCATTGAGGAGCAAGCTCAACGGAAAGAAATCGAGCGTGCAACTGCTGAAGCCAATATTGTCAAGCAACAAAAAGAAGCAGAAGTAAAAGCAGAGGAAGTTAAGGTCCGTGAACAAGAGCTCTCAGCTACTATCCGCAAACAGGCAGAGGCAGAAAAATACGCTCGCCAACAAGCTGCAGAAGCAGATTTGATTGAACGTCAACGCAAGGCAGAAGCAGAACTCTACGAAACGCAGCGTGAAGCGGAAGCTCAAAAAGCGCGTGCAGAAGCTGCCAAGTATGCTGCGGAGCAAGAAGCGGCAGGTATTGAGGCCAAAGGACGTGCCGAAGCAGAAGCCATCCGTTTGAAACTCGAAGCCGAGGCAGAAGGACTCAGCAAGAAGGCGGATGCCATGGCTAAGTTTAATGATGCAGCGGTGACAGAAATGGTGGTTAATGTTCTTCCAGAAATCGCCAAGAATATTGCAGCACCACTTGGAAATGTTGATAAGATTACCATGTACGGCGAAGGGAATGCCTCAAAAATGGTGGGAGACCTGATGACGACCATGGACAAGACAACAGAAGGTCTAGGACTCAATGTCCGTGATTTAATCAGCGCAACCCTAACTGGTCGTGCCATGTCAACAGGTTTACTGACTGCCCAAGAAACAAAAGAAGTGGAAGGGGACAAAGAAAAATAA
- the pepV gene encoding dipeptidase PepV produces MTVNFRAEFDKRKDEFLADLFDLLRINSERDDSQADAQHPFGPGPVRALDKFLEIAQRDGYPTKNVDNYAGHFEFGEGDEVLGIFGHLDVVPAGSGWNTDPYEPQIIDGKLFARGSSDDKGPTMACYYGLKIIKELGLSTSKKVRFIVGTDEESGWADMDYYFEHVGLPLPDFGFSPDAEFPIINGEKGNITAYLHFAGENSGAAKLHSFTGGLRENMVPESATAIISGDLADLDSKLVDFTAAYGIKADAETLENGQVQVTVIGKSAHGSTPEEGVNGATYLAKFLSQFAFDEAAKAYLDLAGQVLLEDHDAKKLGVAIYDEQMGALSMNAGVFKFDETSSDNTIALNFRYPKNTNPETIKAGLEKLGVEAVSLSEHGHTPHYCPIDDPMVATLLSVYEKHTGLKGHEQVIGGGTFGRLLKRGVAYGAMFPGDVNTMHQANEFIEVEQLYRAAAIYAEAIYELIK; encoded by the coding sequence ATGACAGTAAATTTTAGAGCAGAGTTTGACAAACGCAAAGATGAGTTTCTAGCGGACCTCTTTGACCTCCTCCGCATCAATTCTGAGCGTGACGATAGCCAGGCAGATGCCCAACACCCATTTGGACCTGGACCAGTGCGTGCCTTGGATAAGTTTCTAGAAATTGCTCAGCGTGATGGTTATCCAACCAAGAACGTTGACAACTACGCAGGTCACTTTGAATTTGGCGAGGGTGACGAAGTCCTCGGTATCTTCGGTCACTTGGACGTGGTGCCAGCAGGAAGCGGTTGGAACACTGATCCATACGAGCCGCAAATCATTGACGGCAAGCTCTTTGCCCGCGGATCTTCTGACGACAAGGGACCGACCATGGCTTGCTACTACGGCTTGAAAATCATCAAGGAGTTGGGCCTTTCGACCTCTAAAAAAGTCCGCTTCATCGTCGGTACCGACGAAGAGTCAGGCTGGGCGGACATGGATTACTACTTCGAGCACGTCGGCCTTCCCCTGCCAGATTTCGGATTCTCTCCAGACGCTGAGTTCCCGATTATCAACGGAGAAAAGGGCAATATCACAGCTTATCTTCATTTTGCGGGGGAAAATAGCGGAGCTGCTAAACTGCATTCCTTCACAGGCGGCCTGCGTGAGAACATGGTGCCTGAATCTGCGACAGCTATTATCTCTGGCGACCTAGCAGATCTGGACAGCAAGTTAGTAGATTTCACAGCAGCCTATGGCATAAAAGCTGATGCGGAAACCCTTGAAAACGGTCAAGTTCAAGTCACCGTCATCGGAAAATCAGCCCACGGTTCAACCCCAGAAGAAGGGGTCAACGGAGCAACCTACTTGGCAAAATTCCTCAGCCAATTCGCCTTTGACGAAGCAGCCAAAGCCTATTTGGATTTGGCAGGTCAAGTCCTTCTGGAAGACCATGACGCTAAAAAACTCGGCGTAGCCATCTACGATGAGCAAATGGGAGCTCTTTCTATGAACGCTGGTGTTTTCAAATTTGACGAAACTTCATCAGACAATACCATTGCCCTCAACTTCCGTTATCCAAAAAATACCAACCCTGAAACCATCAAGGCTGGTTTGGAAAAACTGGGCGTGGAAGCTGTTAGCCTGTCTGAGCATGGCCATACTCCACATTATTGCCCAATCGATGACCCAATGGTCGCAACCCTCTTGTCTGTTTATGAAAAACACACAGGCTTGAAAGGTCACGAACAAGTTATCGGAGGTGGTACATTCGGACGCTTGCTCAAACGCGGGGTTGCCTACGGAGCTATGTTCCCAGGCGATGTCAACACCATGCACCAAGCCAACGAATTTATCGAAGTTGAGCAACTCTACCGCGCCGCTGCCATTTATGCAGAAGCTATCTACGAACTCATTAAGTAA
- a CDS encoding GNAT family N-acetyltransferase, whose product MELKELYFSDMEMVKELFLSVFSQEPWNDDWSDEEQLDCYIGDLLGHSRALCFGLFDQEKLIGLSLGYIRYWYEGTEYRIEEFCISRDYQGQGHGASLLADIEKQLADRKIVHILLQTERNLLAYSFYKKCGFRALEEDVTIVKKVGHHGTC is encoded by the coding sequence ATGGAACTGAAAGAACTTTATTTTTCAGACATGGAAATGGTTAAAGAATTATTTTTATCTGTTTTCAGCCAAGAACCTTGGAATGATGATTGGTCAGATGAGGAACAATTAGATTGCTACATAGGCGATTTACTGGGACACTCAAGAGCACTCTGTTTTGGCTTGTTTGACCAAGAAAAATTGATAGGGCTGTCACTTGGTTACATTCGCTATTGGTATGAGGGAACAGAGTATCGAATTGAAGAGTTCTGTATTTCCCGTGATTACCAAGGGCAAGGACATGGTGCTAGTTTATTAGCTGATATTGAGAAGCAGTTAGCTGATAGAAAGATTGTTCATATTCTTCTGCAAACCGAACGCAACCTTTTAGCCTATTCTTTCTACAAAAAATGCGGTTTCCGAGCCTTAGAAGAAGATGTGACCATAGTCAAGAAAGTAGGACATCATGGAACTTGCTGA
- a CDS encoding uracil-DNA glycosylase family protein, translating into MELADIRQAIIEDVANRDFTNKGIAPLFQAPSTAKILIIGQAPGLKTQEKGRLFDDASGSNLRQWLGVDRQTFYESGHFAILPMDFYYPGKGKSGDLPPRKDFAPKWHPLIMKQLPQIELTILVGNYAQTYYLEKSQRNLTERVKHADDYLPTYFPLPHPSPRNNIWQAKHPWFVEQTLPILKNNINILLGK; encoded by the coding sequence ATGGAACTTGCTGATATTCGTCAAGCCATCATTGAGGATGTTGCTAACCGAGATTTTACGAACAAGGGAATAGCTCCCCTTTTCCAAGCCCCTTCGACCGCAAAAATTCTCATTATTGGACAGGCACCTGGCTTGAAAACCCAGGAAAAAGGGCGTTTATTTGACGACGCCAGTGGTAGCAACCTTCGTCAATGGTTGGGCGTGGATCGACAGACTTTTTATGAATCGGGTCATTTTGCCATTCTTCCTATGGATTTCTATTATCCAGGAAAAGGGAAGTCTGGGGATTTGCCGCCTCGCAAGGATTTTGCGCCCAAATGGCACCCACTCATTATGAAGCAACTCCCCCAGATTGAGCTGACCATATTGGTAGGCAATTATGCTCAAACTTATTATTTGGAAAAATCCCAAAGGAACCTGACGGAGAGAGTGAAACATGCAGATGATTACCTACCCACCTATTTTCCTTTGCCCCATCCATCACCTAGAAACAATATCTGGCAAGCTAAACATCCTTGGTTTGTTGAACAGACTCTACCGATACTGAAAAACAACATAAATATATTGTTGGGAAAATGA
- a CDS encoding LemA family protein, with translation MKKRWLVILIPVLALLFLGMGAVGQYNGLVDSYAEVENAQANVDTQLQRRYDLIPNVVAAVKGAMEHEEEIFTAIAEARAKIGSSQVGTSDYNQAQSQLDSAVSRLLVVAENYPQLTANQQVSDLITELEGTENRILVARKDYNAVATTYNKKIKRFPTSIYAGLFGYEKVELFQATNDAATTVPSVDLSDKE, from the coding sequence ATGAAAAAGAGATGGTTGGTTATTCTCATTCCAGTCCTAGCTCTGCTGTTTTTAGGAATGGGAGCAGTTGGGCAATACAATGGCTTAGTTGACAGTTATGCTGAGGTTGAAAATGCGCAAGCCAATGTAGACACACAGTTGCAACGTCGCTATGACTTGATACCCAATGTAGTCGCAGCTGTCAAAGGCGCCATGGAACACGAGGAAGAAATATTTACTGCTATTGCAGAAGCGCGTGCTAAAATCGGCTCCAGTCAAGTAGGAACCAGCGACTACAATCAGGCACAAAGTCAGCTGGATTCGGCAGTGTCTAGATTGTTGGTAGTGGCTGAGAATTATCCTCAATTGACAGCCAACCAACAGGTATCTGACCTGATAACAGAGCTTGAAGGTACGGAAAATCGGATACTGGTAGCCCGTAAAGACTATAATGCGGTAGCAACTACCTACAATAAAAAAATCAAGCGGTTCCCGACCTCCATCTATGCAGGTCTATTCGGATATGAAAAAGTAGAGCTCTTCCAAGCAACAAATGATGCGGCGACAACCGTGCCAAGTGTGGATTTGAGTGATAAGGAATAA
- the sstT gene encoding serine/threonine transporter SstT, with product MNLIRKIGIGVVLGVLLGLIAPKITVIALFGSLFVGALKAIAPLLVLTLVAHALSQAPAGQKSNMRTVICLYLFGTFAAAFIAVGASYLFPIKLVLSTTTTTDITPPQGIAEVFQDLLLKVVDNPINALATANYIGVLTWAAVFGLAFRHASKTTKDLLQSTAEVTSKVVGWIIGLAPFGIMGLVFDTIANNGLTALKDYGLLLLLLVGSMIFVALVVNPLIAFLVMKKNPYPLVFECLRVSGVTAFFTRSSAANIPVNMQLCKRLGVDPDTYSVSIPLGATINMAGAAITINILTMAAVHTLGISVDFSSALLLSVVASLSAAGASGVAGGSLLLIPVACSLFGIPNELAMQVVGVGFVVGVIQDSCETALNSSTDVLFTVVAERSAWKK from the coding sequence ATGAATTTAATCCGAAAAATCGGAATTGGTGTTGTTTTGGGAGTGTTACTAGGCTTAATTGCTCCCAAAATAACGGTCATTGCTCTCTTTGGTAGTCTATTTGTAGGAGCATTGAAAGCTATAGCCCCTCTTTTGGTTCTGACACTAGTTGCACATGCTCTATCACAAGCTCCTGCTGGTCAAAAATCGAATATGAGGACAGTTATTTGCTTGTATCTATTTGGCACTTTTGCGGCGGCCTTCATTGCTGTAGGAGCAAGCTATTTATTCCCTATTAAACTGGTTCTTTCTACTACAACGACTACGGACATTACTCCTCCACAAGGGATTGCTGAAGTATTCCAAGACCTCTTGTTGAAGGTCGTTGACAATCCAATCAATGCTCTTGCAACGGCTAATTATATTGGTGTTTTGACATGGGCGGCAGTGTTTGGCTTGGCCTTTCGTCATGCAAGCAAGACAACAAAAGATTTATTGCAATCTACGGCGGAAGTGACTTCTAAAGTTGTAGGATGGATTATTGGTCTGGCACCATTTGGTATCATGGGCTTGGTTTTCGATACCATTGCAAATAATGGTCTGACAGCTTTAAAAGACTATGGTTTACTGCTCTTACTCTTGGTTGGAAGCATGATTTTTGTCGCGCTTGTTGTCAATCCCTTGATTGCTTTTCTTGTAATGAAGAAAAATCCGTACCCGCTGGTATTTGAATGTCTTCGAGTTAGTGGGGTTACGGCATTTTTTACAAGAAGTTCAGCAGCTAATATCCCTGTCAATATGCAGCTCTGCAAACGTTTAGGAGTGGATCCAGATACATACTCAGTATCCATTCCGCTCGGTGCCACAATTAATATGGCTGGCGCGGCTATTACGATTAATATTTTAACAATGGCAGCTGTTCATACACTTGGCATTAGTGTTGATTTCAGCTCAGCTCTTCTTTTATCCGTTGTTGCATCACTATCAGCAGCAGGAGCATCTGGGGTAGCAGGTGGTTCGCTTCTCCTCATCCCAGTAGCATGTAGTCTTTTTGGTATTCCAAATGAGTTAGCCATGCAAGTAGTTGGAGTCGGATTTGTGGTCGGAGTGATTCAGGACTCTTGTGAAACAGCCCTCAACTCATCAACTGATGTTTTGTTTACAGTTGTAGCAGAACGATCTGCTTGGAAAAAATAG
- the mnmE gene encoding tRNA uridine-5-carboxymethylaminomethyl(34) synthesis GTPase MnmE → MITKEFDTITAISTPLGEGAIGIVRLSGTDAFAIASTVFKGKDLATVPSHSLNYGHVIDPATGQVLDEVMIGAMRSPKTFTREDVIEINTHGGIAVTNEILQLLIRQGARMAEPGEFTKRAFLNGRVDLTQAEAVMDVIRAKTDKAMHNAVRQLDGSLSQLINDTRQEILNTLAQVEVNIDYPEYDDVEEATTELVREKTLQFQALLENLLRTARRGKILREGIATAIIGRPNVGKSSLLNNLLREEKAIVTDIAGTTRDVIEEYVNIKGVPLKLIDTAGIRETDDIVEKIGVERSKKALEEADLILLVLNASEPLTEQDRNLLAISDMANRIVLLNKTDLEEQIEVDQLPEDVIRISVLQNQNIDQIEEKINQLFFENAGLVEQDATYLSNSRHISLIEQAVQSLHAVNDGLKVGMPVDLLQVDLTRCWQILGEITGDAAPDELITQLFSQFCLGK, encoded by the coding sequence ATGATTACCAAAGAATTCGACACCATTACCGCTATTTCCACCCCTCTCGGTGAGGGCGCTATCGGGATTGTCCGCCTATCTGGGACGGACGCTTTTGCCATTGCCAGCACGGTTTTCAAGGGCAAGGACTTGGCGACTGTACCCAGCCACAGCCTCAACTACGGTCATGTCATTGATCCTGCAACGGGTCAAGTGCTGGACGAGGTTATGATTGGAGCCATGCGTTCTCCAAAGACCTTCACCCGCGAAGATGTCATCGAGATTAACACCCACGGAGGCATCGCCGTTACCAACGAAATCCTCCAGCTCCTCATTCGCCAAGGGGCTCGAATGGCTGAGCCGGGTGAATTTACCAAGCGGGCCTTTCTCAATGGTCGTGTGGATTTGACCCAGGCCGAAGCCGTCATGGATGTTATCCGCGCTAAGACCGACAAGGCCATGCATAATGCCGTCCGCCAGCTTGACGGCTCCCTCTCCCAGCTCATCAACGACACGCGCCAGGAGATTCTCAACACACTGGCTCAGGTCGAGGTCAACATCGACTACCCCGAGTACGACGACGTCGAGGAGGCGACGACAGAGCTGGTCCGTGAGAAGACCCTCCAGTTCCAAGCTCTTTTGGAAAATCTCCTCCGCACTGCCCGCCGTGGAAAAATCCTGCGTGAAGGCATCGCAACCGCTATTATCGGTCGTCCAAATGTGGGAAAATCCAGCCTGCTCAATAACCTCCTCCGCGAGGAAAAAGCCATCGTTACAGACATCGCAGGAACAACCCGTGACGTTATCGAAGAATACGTCAACATCAAGGGCGTCCCCCTCAAGCTGATTGATACAGCAGGTATCCGTGAAACAGACGACATCGTTGAAAAAATTGGTGTGGAACGGTCCAAAAAAGCTCTTGAGGAGGCCGACCTGATCCTGCTAGTCCTCAACGCATCTGAGCCCCTGACCGAGCAAGACCGCAATCTCCTAGCCATTTCCGATATGGCCAACCGCATCGTCCTGCTCAACAAGACCGACCTGGAAGAGCAGATTGAAGTAGACCAACTGCCTGAGGATGTCATTCGCATTTCCGTCTTGCAAAACCAGAACATCGATCAGATTGAAGAAAAAATCAATCAACTCTTCTTTGAAAATGCTGGTCTGGTAGAGCAAGATGCCACCTACCTCTCCAATTCTCGTCATATTTCCCTCATTGAGCAAGCCGTTCAAAGCCTACATGCTGTCAATGACGGACTGAAAGTGGGCATGCCAGTAGACTTGTTACAGGTTGACCTGACACGCTGTTGGCAAATTTTGGGAGAAATAACAGGTGATGCTGCTCCAGATGAACTCATTACCCAACTCTTTAGCCAATTCTGTCTTGGAAAATAA
- a CDS encoding TPM domain-containing protein, producing the protein MRKWKKIIIGCFAILTVCLLFAPTLARANQIPDRPTGTTVVDETQLLSSETIAEIDQLNRSWASTEQALQVGVYVTESLSSDIESLANETFRHWQVGFARTDNGVLLVVAIADRAFRIETSDNAATVLTDVEAKDILENAREFFRQEDYSRGISYIVNSIGDRFYGTSIGKNQLAAIEEGTSEKDDGFWLFLIVILIAILFGIIDKSSRGGGGPGNLLWMLVDDHHHYHNHHSSNSSSSSFGGGSWSGGGGGGASSGW; encoded by the coding sequence ATGAGAAAATGGAAAAAAATTATCATCGGCTGTTTCGCTATTCTAACGGTTTGCTTGCTATTTGCACCCACACTAGCTAGAGCAAATCAGATCCCAGACCGCCCCACAGGTACAACGGTAGTGGATGAGACGCAGTTACTCTCGAGTGAGACCATTGCAGAAATTGATCAACTCAATCGAAGTTGGGCAAGCACCGAGCAAGCTTTACAGGTTGGTGTTTATGTAACAGAAAGTCTGTCCAGTGATATTGAAAGTTTGGCTAATGAAACCTTTCGTCACTGGCAGGTCGGTTTTGCAAGAACGGACAACGGAGTTCTTTTAGTGGTTGCCATAGCTGACAGAGCATTTCGGATAGAAACCTCAGACAATGCTGCAACGGTGTTGACAGATGTGGAAGCCAAGGATATTTTAGAGAATGCAAGGGAATTCTTTCGACAGGAAGACTACAGTAGAGGAATTTCCTATATCGTCAACTCCATTGGGGATAGATTTTATGGTACAAGCATTGGTAAAAATCAGTTAGCTGCTATAGAAGAAGGTACAAGTGAGAAGGATGACGGCTTCTGGCTGTTTCTCATAGTTATTCTGATCGCTATCCTATTTGGTATCATTGACAAATCTAGTCGTGGTGGTGGAGGTCCAGGCAATCTACTCTGGATGTTGGTTGATGATCATCATCACTATCACAATCATCACTCGTCTAATTCCTCATCGTCTAGTTTTGGCGGAGGTAGTTGGTCAGGAGGCGGCGGTGGCGGAGCCTCTTCTGGATGGTAA
- the hsdR gene encoding EcoAI/FtnUII family type I restriction enzme subunit R — protein sequence MVVFIKSKKEMSEEDIKANFITPAILSKGWKNGEQIAYEEYFTDGRIEVRGDKGRRKEGKKSDYALYYQFGQRIAIVEAKDNKHSIRAGLQQAIEYGEILDVSFVYSSNGDGFVEHDRITRQERELSLEEFPTRDELFERLKAEKEMAPEVSKAITTPYYTDAFSIKKPRYYQQIAINRTIEAVASGQNRVMFVMATGTGKTFMAFQIIHRLRKAGLAKRVLFLADRNILVDQTMAEDFKPFEKVMTKITSKLLNAPEKLNSFEIYLGLYQQLMGEDGTETHYQKFDKNFFDLIVIDEAHRGSAKEDSNWRKVIEYFSSATQIGMTATPKETKEVSNMEYFGEPIYTYSLKQGIEDGFLAPYRVMRVNLDVDVDGYRPENGKVDAKGQLIEDRYYGRKDFDKTIIIDDRTRKVAKFVSDYMKQNNARFDKTIVFCVDIDHAERMREAFVNENQDLVREDYRYVMQVTGDNPEGKAQLDNFMDVNSKFPAIVTTSKLLTTGVNAKTCRLIVLDSNIQSMTEFKQIIGRGTRLYPEKGKEFFTIIDFRNVTNLFADPGFDGEPAKILDPNLKTGQDSTSFTVGDPIEKYRVADRKVDILNSTVQVLDENGKLVTESLTDYTRKNILGTYATLTDFITAWHSADKKKVILEELYKKGVYLDAIREAENISEQEIDDFDLLLKLAYGQKSLTKTERIRNVKQSGYLFKYSEEARAVLEVLLDKYMDKGIGELESIETLKLPEFHVYGTPSKIVNTYFGNRKHYLEVIKELEEKLFAVA from the coding sequence ATGGTTGTATTTATCAAATCTAAAAAAGAGATGAGTGAAGAAGACATTAAAGCAAACTTTATTACACCAGCTATTTTGTCAAAAGGCTGGAAAAATGGAGAACAGATTGCTTATGAAGAATATTTCACAGATGGTCGAATAGAAGTTCGAGGTGATAAAGGACGTCGAAAAGAGGGAAAAAAATCAGATTACGCTCTCTATTATCAATTTGGACAGCGAATTGCAATCGTTGAAGCTAAGGATAATAAGCATAGTATTCGTGCAGGTTTACAACAAGCGATTGAATATGGTGAAATTTTGGATGTTTCTTTCGTTTATTCCTCAAATGGTGATGGGTTTGTTGAGCATGACCGAATTACTAGACAAGAGAGGGAACTCTCTTTAGAAGAGTTTCCAACCCGTGATGAATTATTTGAGCGATTAAAGGCTGAAAAAGAAATGGCACCAGAGGTTTCGAAAGCAATAACAACTCCTTACTATACAGATGCTTTTTCGATTAAGAAACCACGCTATTATCAGCAAATTGCAATTAATCGTACAATTGAGGCAGTTGCAAGCGGGCAAAACAGAGTCATGTTTGTAATGGCAACAGGTACTGGAAAAACCTTTATGGCTTTTCAAATTATTCACCGACTTAGGAAAGCCGGATTAGCAAAGCGTGTCTTGTTTTTAGCAGACAGGAATATTTTAGTTGACCAAACAATGGCAGAAGATTTCAAGCCATTTGAAAAAGTGATGACTAAAATCACATCAAAATTGCTGAATGCGCCAGAAAAATTAAATTCTTTTGAAATATACTTAGGTCTTTATCAGCAATTAATGGGAGAAGATGGAACCGAAACTCACTATCAAAAATTTGATAAAAATTTCTTTGATTTGATAGTGATTGATGAAGCTCATAGAGGTTCAGCAAAAGAAGATAGTAATTGGCGTAAAGTGATTGAGTATTTTTCATCGGCAACGCAAATTGGTATGACTGCGACACCAAAAGAAACTAAAGAAGTTTCCAATATGGAGTATTTTGGTGAGCCAATTTATACTTATAGCCTGAAGCAAGGGATAGAGGATGGATTTCTCGCTCCATATCGAGTTATGCGAGTCAATCTAGATGTGGACGTAGATGGCTATCGTCCGGAAAATGGAAAAGTTGATGCTAAGGGACAGCTTATCGAAGATAGGTATTATGGTCGCAAGGATTTTGATAAGACAATTATCATTGATGATCGTACACGAAAGGTTGCAAAATTTGTTTCAGATTATATGAAACAAAATAATGCACGCTTTGACAAAACAATTGTATTTTGTGTTGATATTGATCATGCCGAACGTATGCGTGAAGCATTTGTCAACGAAAATCAGGATTTGGTACGGGAGGACTATCGTTATGTTATGCAGGTGACAGGTGACAATCCTGAAGGAAAAGCCCAACTAGATAATTTTATGGATGTTAACTCTAAGTTTCCGGCGATTGTGACAACTTCTAAACTTTTAACCACAGGTGTTAATGCAAAAACTTGTCGATTGATTGTATTAGATTCAAATATTCAATCAATGACAGAATTTAAACAGATTATTGGTCGTGGAACACGTTTATATCCTGAAAAAGGGAAAGAGTTTTTCACTATTATTGATTTTAGGAATGTGACAAATCTATTTGCTGATCCTGGATTTGATGGTGAGCCGGCGAAAATATTAGATCCTAATCTGAAAACTGGACAGGATTCAACATCATTTACAGTAGGTGATCCTATAGAAAAATATCGAGTTGCGGATAGGAAAGTGGATATTCTCAATTCGACAGTTCAAGTCTTGGATGAAAATGGGAAATTAGTAACTGAGAGTCTAACAGATTATACACGTAAAAATATTTTAGGAACATATGCGACATTAACCGATTTTATTACTGCATGGCATTCAGCAGATAAGAAAAAAGTTATTTTAGAAGAACTCTATAAAAAAGGTGTATATCTGGATGCAATTCGTGAAGCAGAAAATATTTCGGAGCAAGAAATCGATGATTTTGATTTACTTTTGAAACTGGCATACGGGCAGAAAAGTTTGACTAAAACCGAGCGAATCAGAAATGTGAAACAAAGTGGATATCTATTTAAATACAGCGAAGAAGCGCGTGCTGTATTAGAGGTTTTACTAGATAAGTATATGGATAAGGGAATCGGTGAGCTTGAAAGTATCGAAACTTTAAAGTTACCAGAATTTCATGTTTATGGTACTCCTTCCAAGATTGTTAATACCTATTTTGGAAATAGAAAACATTACTTAGAAGTAATTAAAGAATTAGAAGAAAAGCTATTTGCTGTAGCTTAA